A genome region from Paracoccus stylophorae includes the following:
- a CDS encoding metallophosphoesterase, producing the protein MGTVDIIPDIHGQIAKLQGALDALGWRRRPAGWFHPDPERTIVFLGDFIDRGPENRAVIHLVRDLIDSGKALAIMGNHELNALHFHTAHPETGQPLRAHSEKNLRQHASFLAEFPVGAGETREALAWMQSLPLFLEAEGFRAVHACWVDPAIDRVRALTDDGVLSEAQLIRAADPADELFHLAEEITKGPEQQLPDGFAFRDKEGTHRDHVRLQWWNAGARTWRDIAISVPVPDDLPDAPLPGTLMAQTYPVHERPSSSVTTGSAAIRSCRLRTRCASTIPPARMGRWSHTNCTRVRRCSPPTGFGFTRSLTDPSSQSKTLTGCSSHGRDATKHRS; encoded by the coding sequence ATGGGAACAGTCGATATCATCCCCGACATCCACGGGCAGATCGCTAAACTACAGGGAGCGCTCGATGCCCTCGGATGGCGGCGGAGGCCGGCGGGCTGGTTCCATCCCGACCCGGAGCGGACCATTGTCTTTCTGGGCGACTTCATCGACCGTGGGCCGGAGAACCGGGCCGTCATTCACCTGGTGCGCGACCTGATCGACAGCGGCAAGGCCCTCGCGATCATGGGCAACCACGAACTCAATGCCCTTCACTTCCACACGGCCCACCCCGAGACCGGCCAGCCCCTCCGCGCTCATTCGGAGAAGAACCTGCGCCAGCACGCAAGCTTCCTGGCGGAGTTCCCCGTCGGTGCCGGCGAGACCCGCGAGGCGCTGGCGTGGATGCAGAGCCTCCCTCTGTTTCTGGAAGCTGAGGGGTTCCGCGCCGTGCATGCCTGCTGGGTCGACCCCGCGATCGACCGCGTGCGGGCGCTCACCGACGACGGCGTTTTGTCCGAAGCGCAGTTGATCCGCGCGGCTGACCCTGCCGACGAGCTTTTCCACCTTGCCGAGGAAATCACGAAGGGGCCCGAACAGCAGCTTCCAGATGGGTTTGCATTCCGCGACAAGGAAGGCACCCACCGCGATCACGTTCGGCTGCAATGGTGGAATGCAGGGGCCCGGACCTGGCGTGACATCGCTATCTCGGTTCCTGTTCCGGATGATCTGCCCGATGCACCACTACCGGGAACCCTGATGGCGCAGACCTATCCCGTCCACGAACGCCCGTCTTCTTCGGTCACTACTGGCTCAGCGGCGATCCGGTCCTGCAGGCTCCGAACGCGCTGTGCCTCGACTATTCCGCCGGCAAGGATGGGCCGCTGGTCACATACGAACTGCACCCGGGTGAGACGTTGCTCTCCCCCGACCGGGTTTGGCTTCACGCGATCCCTGACTGACCCTTCGTCTCAGTCGAAAACCCTCACCGGCTGCTCTTCCCACGGCAGGGACGCCACGAAGCACAGGTCGTAG